A part of Odontesthes bonariensis isolate fOdoBon6 chromosome 23, fOdoBon6.hap1, whole genome shotgun sequence genomic DNA contains:
- the metrn gene encoding meteorin produces MPGFGGWINAIWIVLFALFDSSFSNYSEDQCSWRGSGLSQQQGSVEQISLHCSEGTLDWLYPKGALRLSLSPRLPSVAVGPGGSSSGLITACVKPSEQFHGAQLYLERDGVLELLVGDRLETSPPPRVRCFSRLPGEKVALFLQATPHQDISRRIASFRYELRGDWTARMSLDSSSISSEDACRPCNNTEILMAVCTSDFVVRGNIRSVEEDENLRAAVIKVSATRVFRQKYTLFTGNSRLASRGEIRTLLQCGVKPGPGSFIFTGRVHFGEAWLGCAPRYKDFQRTYALAKAAQQIPCELPVD; encoded by the exons atgcctggTTTTGGGGGTTGGATTAACGCAATCTGGATTGtgctttttgccctttttgacTCGTCTTTTTCAAACTATTCTGAAGATCAGTGCAGCTGGAGAGGAAG TGGTTTATCCCAGCAACAAGGCAGCGTGGAGCAGATCTCCCTCCACTGCTCGGAGGGCACACTTGACTGGTTGTATCCCAAAGGAGCCCTGCGCCTCAGCCTCTCCCCCCGCCTGCCTTCAGTGGCAGTGGGACCTGGCGGCAGCAGCTCAGGCCTCATCACAGCCTGCGTCAAGCCCTCAGAGCAGTTCCATGGCGCTCAGCTCTATCTAGAGAGAGATGGGGTCCTCGAACTTCTGGTAGGAGACAGACTGGAGACATCTCCCCCTCCCAGGGTGCGCTGCTTCAGCCGCCTACCTGGGGAGAAGGTGGCCCTCTTCCTGCAGGCTACGCCTCATCAGGACATCAGCAGGAGGATCGCCTCCTTTCGCTATGAGCTGAGAGGGGACTGGACAGCTCGCATGTCACTGGACTCCAGCTCCATTAGCAGTGAAG ATGCCTGCAGACCCTGCAACAACACAGAGATTCTGATGGCTGTTTGCACCAGTGACTTTG TGGTGCGAGGTAACATCCGCTCAGTGGAGGAAGATGAAAATTTAAGGGCTGCGGTGATCAAGGTCAGTGCCACCCGTGTGTTTCGTCAGAAGTACACCCTCTTCACGGGCAACAGTCGCCTGGCCAGCCGTGGTGAGATCCGGACTCTGCTTCAGTGTGGTGTCAAACCAGGACCCGGGAGCTTCATTTTCACAGGCAGAGTCCACTTTGGGGAGGCCTGGCTGGGCTGCGCTCCCCGCTACAAAGACTTCCAGAGGACTTATGCTCTGGCTAAAGCAGCCCAGCAGATACCCTGTGAACTGCCTGTAGACTGA